In Candidatus Woesearchaeota archaeon, the DNA window TTTTGTATTTTTATTTGCATTTAACTTCTTCAAAACCGCTTAATTTAAAAAGAGAAGCGCATTATAATATGGTATTAATCCAATTTTGGAGGAATTTTAAAATGAAAGGAACAGTTAAGTTCTACGATAACACAAAACATTTTGGCTTTATCGCAGCTGAAGATGGAAAAGAGTACTTTGTACACGATTCTGGTCTAGCTGAAGGTG includes these proteins:
- a CDS encoding cold-shock protein — its product is MKGTVKFYDNTKHFGFIAAEDGKEYFVHDSGLAEGVSIKDNDAVMFDVEQGDRGPKAVNVSLDTEE